In Asticcacaulis sp. SL142, the sequence GGCCGGGCGGCCTTGCCGGATGCATTTATATGCACCCGGATATATGCACCCGGAAATCAACCTCATTCACTCTAACAGAAGGCCTACTTCGTCAGCCTTATCTTCTTGATCGAGGTTACGATCGAGCCCAGGGCCCCGCTCAGTTCGCTGGCGTTGGACAGGTTATAGTAATAGTCAGGCCGCGTGGCGCATTGTTCCAGCAGGCTGGAATTGCCCTCCATCACCCGCACGGTGAAGATGGTGATGCCCTGGGCTTTGGCAGCCTTACAGGCCTCCAGCGTGCGGGCATCGATATCCGTCGTATTGGTGGTCCAGCGGTTCTGAGTGTTTTGACCATCGGTGACGATGATCATGTATTTATTGATGTTTTCGGTACCAAAGGCCACGGCAGTGTTAAATGGTAACCCCGGCGACAGCACTTCCATGCCCCACTGCACGCCGATGGTGACATTGGTATTGCCGGCGGGCGACATCTTCTGTACGTGGTCGCGCGCCGCCTGAATATCGGTCGTCAGCCCCATGACTGGCAGCAGATTGTTGGTGGCGCACTTCGAGGCCGGATAGTTTTTGTCTGCGATGGCGCCATCCGGCGAGTCGGCCGACGCGTCATAGGGCTGGATCCGGTCGATGACGCAGCCATTCCAGTTGACCGTGCCGACCCCCAGCAGATCTGCATTGGCCGAGACGGTATCGTTGTTCTTGATATCGGTCGTCGAACCTGAGCCATAGCCACCGGTATTGGCTGCGGTTGACGTCACCGTGCCGGAATAGAGGCTGTAGTTATTATTGGGCTTGTTATAATAGGCCGCCTGCGGCCACTTGGTCGAATTGGTGTCGACATTGTACGCCGAACCCGCCGCCGAAGTGCTGACCTGATAGGTCGCTTCGCGCGATACCACCATATAGTTACAGCTATTGTAGTAACTATAGCCGACACTGCATCCACCATTATTTGATTTATAATAGTAGGACGTCGCAAACACCCGGATATAGGACTTACCGTTATTCGAGTAAGTATAGGTGTAGGTTTTAATATTGGTGGTGCAGGCGCTGACATCCGACGTGCTGGCGCACAGGGCCGTCTGGGTGGTCACCAGGGCGCTGCAACGGCCATCCGACAGGTTCGAGCAGGAGGTGATCATCTCCGCTTCACCATATTCGATGCTGGAGGCCGGCACACCCTTGATATTGACCTGAGTATCAAACGGCACGATGGCGACCTTGGTGCCGCCGGACGTGCCGTCACCGCCCACCAGGCTGGCCAGGGTCGTATCGACGCTCGATTTCAGGTTGACCATCCGACTGTCCCTCGACATCGAACCGGTATTGTCGAGCACAAACACGATTTCGGAATCCGATATCGTTACCCCCGCATTGGCGGAGGCGGTGATGCGCACCTGCCCGTTACTGCCTTGCAGCATGCCCACAAACAGGGTGTTTACATCGGCGGCGGCCAGATAGGTCTTAACGGTCGTGTTGTTCTGGGTCGAAGTCGAAAGCTCACCGTCAGCATTGGTCAGATTGCCCGCAGCGACGACATTGCTTTGAAAGGCCGCGTCGGCGGCATCTTCCTGCGCCGATTCCGACGATGACGCCACCAGCGCCCCGGCAATAGCGGCCGAGTCCGCGGCGTCCTGAAGCTTTGACTTGGCGCGGATGATGCCGACCGCATCGGTTCCGGCGCCAACGGCCGCCAGTATCGGCAAAGCTGAAAGGGCTGCAATAATCGCTACATTGCCCTGATTGTGCGCGCGAAAGCGCTGCCATAGATTTACCAAAGCCATTACACCACGCTGCTCCCAATCACGAGAAGCAAAGTACGGTGTCACGTTTTAACAAAATCAAAAAATATAAGGTAAATCAATGCGATGCAAAAATTAACGCTAATATCATTTAACTATTAAAGCGTATCAACCCTGTAATTTTCGATAACAAACTGTTAACGCGCAATATATCAGCGTTATTTCTGAGCAAACTTACCCATATCGAGTTCCAGATTAGCACAAAGCCTGACTATATCTTCGTGAACCGGCGCGGAGAGTGTTTTTTTACCACCTGCCGGATGCGGAAACTCCAGTTCTGTTGCGTGCAGCATCAGCCGCTTCACTGCCCCCCCGCCCAGGCTTAAGGCGCCGCCATAGCGCGGATCACCGGCAATCGGACACCCCAGATGGGCCATGTGGACGCGGATCTGGTGCATCCGGCCGGTGAATGGCTTGGCGACCACCAGAGCGGCCTCAGAGTTGCGGGAGACGACCTCATAGTGGGTGCGTGATTCCAGCGCGTCGGGGTGATCGGCTTCGCACACCCGTGAATAGGCTTCGCGCCCGATATCTTCGCGCCGCAGCGGCACATCGATCACGCCCCGGTCTTTCAGATTGTGTGGATTGGACACCACCAGCAGATAGGTTTTGTGGAACTGGCGCGCGATCATCGCCTTGCCCAGAAACGAGGCGGCGGGCTTGGTCTTGGCCACCAGGATAATGCCCGACGTATCGCGATCCAGCCGGTGGATCAGGCGCGGCTTCTTGCCGTTCGACTTGGCAAAGGCCCACAACAGGTCATCCAGATTGTGAAAATCCGGTCCGCGCCCGCCTTGGGACGACAGGTTATAGATCTTATTAAAGCCCATGATCTCGGCGTCTTCATAGACCAGCATCGATTTGATCAGCGCCACCGACTCTTCACTGAGCGCAATCGGCCGGTCGATAGCCTTAAGGTGTTTCGGCGTTTGAGGCTTGCGCCCGCCACTCGCATCACGCCGCGCGATCGCGGCCTGATGCTGGGGCGAATGGCGCGAAGCCTTTTTGCGGTTGATCTTGTCCTGCTTTTTCGGGGTCATGCCCGCGAAATAACAGGGTTGGAGGTTAAGGTCAAAGGGGGCGAATTATAGCTTGTAAAGCGTACGTAAAAAGTGTACATAAATATACACACAGGAGAACCAGATGCGTATAAAAATTAAACGAAGGTTTTCCTTATGCGTTTCCAATGGAACGAAACTAAACGACAGGCCGTAATCAAGGAACGGCAAGTCGATATCTTATATGCGGCCCTGATTTTCGAAGGGGACGTTTTAACCCGCGTTGATGACCGCAAAGACTACGGCGAAGAACGCCTCATTTCGATGGGCATGTTGGGTGACGAAGTTTTTGTTGTCGTCTACACCCTGAGAGATGACGAAATACATTTAATCACGGCATGGAAAGGAGGTCGTCTTGAACAAGAGCAATATCAAACAGGCATCCTTAAGCGATCTCAGGAAGATGCAGGAAAAGGGTGAACTTTTTCACACCCCTGACGCCCCGGAAGGCGAAGCTTTAGGTGCCGAATTCTGGGCAAAGGCCGAACTGAAATCGCCTACAAAGAAATCGGTACACCTGAAAATTGATTCAGAGGTTTTCGATTATTTCGTCTCTGAAACCGGCGGCAAGGGCCACCTTACACGCATGCAACAGGTCTTAAAGGCTTACGTGGCCGCGCACCACCGGACTTAAATTACCGCTTCTGCTTAAATGCCCGCAACTGCGCCCAGTAGTCCAGCCGCTCTTTGACCTTGCCTTCGTGGCCGTCGCCTTTGGGGTCGTAGAATTTCGGGCGGGGCATACCGTTCGGAAAATAGTTCTGACCTGAGAAACCATCGGGGTCTTCGGGGTCGTAGATATAGCCTTCGCCGTAGCCCAAATCCTTCATCAGCTTGGTCGGCGCGTTCCGGATAACTTCGGGCGGGTCGAGGTCGCCGGTGTCGCGCGCAGCCTTCATGGCGGCCTTAAACGCCACATAGACCGCGTTCGATTTGGGGGCCGAGGCCATGTGGACAAGGGCTTGCGCGATGGCCAGTTCCCCTTCGGGTGAGCCCAAGACCTCATAGGTTTCGCGCGCCGCATTGGTCATGATCAGCGACATGGGGTCGGCGGCCCCTATGTCCTCGGACGCCATGCGCTGCATCCGGCGGGCGATATAGAGCGGGTCTTCGCCGCCCTGTAGCATACGCGCAAACCAGTACAGCGCCGCATCGGGGTCCGAGCCGCGCACCGACTTATGCAGGGCCGAGATCAGATTATAGTGGCCTTCGCGGTCCTTATCGTAGTTAGGGCGGCGTTTTTGCAGGTGCTGGAGCAGGCCCTCGGAATTGATCGCTGTTTCAAACCCCATCTGGTCGATGGTCTCGATCAGGCTCAACAGATAGCGTCCGTCGCCGTCAGACAGCCCTTTGAGGGTTTCGCGTGCCTCTGGTTCCAGCGGCAGGGCACGGCCCAGATGGGCTTCGGCGCGGGCGATCAGCGTTTCCATCGCCTCATCATCGAGCCGTTTGAGCACAAATACCTGACAGCGCGACAGCAGAGCGCCGTTCAGCTCAAAAGATGGATTTTCGGTCGTGGCCCCGATCAGGGTGACGACGCCGGATTCGACGTAAGGCAGGAAACTATCCTGCTGGGCGCGGTTAAAGCGGTGGATTTCATCGACAAACAGCACGACGCGCTTGCCCATATTGCGCTGCATCTGGGCGGCTTCGAACGCTTTTTTCAGGTCAGCGACGCCGGAAAAGACGGCGGAAATCTGCTGGAATTCATAGCCTGCGGACGATGCCAGCAACCGCGCCAGGGTCGTCTTGCCCACCCCCGGCGGGCCCCACAACAAAAGGGATGGCAAAAACCCGCGATCAACGCTGCGCCGGATGGGGCCGTCAGGGCCGACCAGATGCCCCTGCCCCACGACCTCGGCAATCGACTGCGGCCGCAACCGGTCAGCCAGCGGTTTATAGCCGCCGTCAGTCTGCGTCAGGTTCGGTGATTTTGGGGTGAGGCCCGCGGCCTCAAACAAATCGGACATGCGAACATATATAGAACAGCAACGTTCTCATGAAAAGTGAAGATTTACCCCTCCGTCATTTAGCTATCGCTAAATGCCACCTCCCCATCTTCGCCAAAGCTCGATAGGGAGGAGAAAAACTATACAGCCAACAGGCCGTGAAATCGCAAGATTTGAGTCGAGTAGCAGGAGCCTAGCGACGGAGGTACATTGAGTACCTCCTAGCAACGGCGACGCCCTAATCGGCCAAGGATTGCGATTTCACGTCGTCGTCTTTGCCTTCGGCGGTAAAGTATTTTTTCGTGTGGCGGCCAAAGAACTGGCTGACATCATCGATGAAGGTATAGGCGACCGGCACAAACAACAGACTGAGCAGGGTCGAGGTAATAAGACCGCCGATGACCGCGATAGCCATGGGGGAACGGAAGGCGACATCGGCGCCCCAGCCGACCGCGATCGGCAACATGCCTGCGCCCATCGCCACCGTCGTCATCAGGATCGGACGGGCGCGTTTGTGGGCGGCGTCCATCAGGCCGTCATGACGGGTCATGCCGTGCTTGATGGCTTCAATGGCATATTCGACCAGAAGGATCGAGTTCTTGGCGGCAATCCCGGTCAGCATGATCAGGCCGATTAGCGCGGGCATCGACATGGATTTACCGGTCACCAGCAGCAGGAAGAACGCGCCGCCAAACGACAGCGGAAGTGCCGTCAAGATCGTGACCGGGTGGGTGAAGCTTTTGAACAAAAGCACCAGCACCACATACATCAGCATGATGCCCGTAGAGATGGCGATCATGAAGCCCGTGGCCATTTCGGCCTGATCTTCCTGTTCGCCGGTGACGATTTCCTTGACCTGCGGCGGCAGGTTTTTCATGGCCGGCAGGGCGCGTACGGCGTCCTGAGCGATACCGGCGGCGATGCCATTGGCGATATTGCCCTTGATGGTGGCGGACCTTGACCGCTCAGTTCGGTTGATCTGCACCGGCCCTGCGGCAAAGGTGATATCGGCCACGGCGGCCAGCGGCACCGACGTTCCGAACTTGGTCGGCACCTTAAGGTCGTTCAGGTTGGCGACATCGGTACGGGCATCGGTTTTCAGCAGGACACGGATCGGGATCTGACGGTCGCCGACATTATATTTGGCCAAAATCTGATCGAAGTCACCGACGGTCGCCACACGGGCGGCCTGTGAGATCGCGGCTGCCGATACCCCCATAAGGGCGGCCTGATCCGGTTTTGGCACCACGATGATTTCCGGCCGCGTCAGGTTATCCGCCGACGACACATTGGTCAGTTCAGGCAGACCGCGCATTTGACGCTCAAGCTCACGCGACGCTTCGGCCAGCGCCACCGGATCGTCGGACACCAGGGTAAAGCTTGTGATGCCGCCCCCGCCGCCTTCCTGGCCGAAAGTCGAGCGGATGCCGGGATATTGCAGGACGAACTGATTGAAATCGGTCTCGAAATCCTGCTGCGAGAACTTGCGGTCGTGGCGCGGCACCAGATTGATGGTGAAGTTGGCTGAGTTGATATCGACTGACGCATAGACGGATTTGACGCCTTCTCGCTGGCTGATTTCGGCCATCAGGTCATTGACCACCTTATCGGTTTCATCAAGGCGCGATCCGGGCGGCAGCTCGACCTTAAGGAAGGAACGGCCATTATCGCCAACCGGGATGAACTCACCCGGCAGC encodes:
- a CDS encoding TadE/TadG family type IV pilus assembly protein, translated to MALVNLWQRFRAHNQGNVAIIAALSALPILAAVGAGTDAVGIIRAKSKLQDAADSAAIAGALVASSSESAQEDAADAAFQSNVVAAGNLTNADGELSTSTQNNTTVKTYLAAADVNTLFVGMLQGSNGQVRITASANAGVTISDSEIVFVLDNTGSMSRDSRMVNLKSSVDTTLASLVGGDGTSGGTKVAIVPFDTQVNIKGVPASSIEYGEAEMITSCSNLSDGRCSALVTTQTALCASTSDVSACTTNIKTYTYTYSNNGKSYIRVFATSYYYKSNNGGCSVGYSYYNSCNYMVVSREATYQVSTSAAGSAYNVDTNSTKWPQAAYYNKPNNNYSLYSGTVTSTAANTGGYGSGSTTDIKNNDTVSANADLLGVGTVNWNGCVIDRIQPYDASADSPDGAIADKNYPASKCATNNLLPVMGLTTDIQAARDHVQKMSPAGNTNVTIGVQWGMEVLSPGLPFNTAVAFGTENINKYMIIVTDGQNTQNRWTTNTTDIDARTLEACKAAKAQGITIFTVRVMEGNSSLLEQCATRPDYYYNLSNASELSGALGSIVTSIKKIRLTK
- a CDS encoding RluA family pseudouridine synthase — its product is MTPKKQDKINRKKASRHSPQHQAAIARRDASGGRKPQTPKHLKAIDRPIALSEESVALIKSMLVYEDAEIMGFNKIYNLSSQGGRGPDFHNLDDLLWAFAKSNGKKPRLIHRLDRDTSGIILVAKTKPAASFLGKAMIARQFHKTYLLVVSNPHNLKDRGVIDVPLRREDIGREAYSRVCEADHPDALESRTHYEVVSRNSEAALVVAKPFTGRMHQIRVHMAHLGCPIAGDPRYGGALSLGGGAVKRLMLHATELEFPHPAGGKKTLSAPVHEDIVRLCANLELDMGKFAQK
- a CDS encoding BrnT family toxin, which codes for MRFQWNETKRQAVIKERQVDILYAALIFEGDVLTRVDDRKDYGEERLISMGMLGDEVFVVVYTLRDDEIHLITAWKGGRLEQEQYQTGILKRSQEDAGKG
- a CDS encoding BrnA antitoxin family protein, with protein sequence MQEKGELFHTPDAPEGEALGAEFWAKAELKSPTKKSVHLKIDSEVFDYFVSETGGKGHLTRMQQVLKAYVAAHHRT
- a CDS encoding replication-associated recombination protein A translates to MSDLFEAAGLTPKSPNLTQTDGGYKPLADRLRPQSIAEVVGQGHLVGPDGPIRRSVDRGFLPSLLLWGPPGVGKTTLARLLASSAGYEFQQISAVFSGVADLKKAFEAAQMQRNMGKRVVLFVDEIHRFNRAQQDSFLPYVESGVVTLIGATTENPSFELNGALLSRCQVFVLKRLDDEAMETLIARAEAHLGRALPLEPEARETLKGLSDGDGRYLLSLIETIDQMGFETAINSEGLLQHLQKRRPNYDKDREGHYNLISALHKSVRGSDPDAALYWFARMLQGGEDPLYIARRMQRMASEDIGAADPMSLIMTNAARETYEVLGSPEGELAIAQALVHMASAPKSNAVYVAFKAAMKAARDTGDLDPPEVIRNAPTKLMKDLGYGEGYIYDPEDPDGFSGQNYFPNGMPRPKFYDPKGDGHEGKVKERLDYWAQLRAFKQKR